The Xenopus tropicalis strain Nigerian chromosome 2, UCB_Xtro_10.0, whole genome shotgun sequence genome window below encodes:
- the slc13a2 gene encoding solute carrier family 13 member 2 encodes MVSIWKWILANRNYFIIFLVPLFLLPLPLVVPTKEASCGFVIIVMALFWCTEALPLAVTALFPVLLFPMMGIMDSTAVCSQYLKDTNMLFIGGLLVAISVEKWNLHKRIALRVLLIVGVKPALLLLGFMVVTAFLSMWISNTATTAMMIPIAQAVLQQLHTSEERVDKPSEETKKNVNGMDNSMYESVLPNGKMILAVENTYATVNEGFEMQDSTKDPEPSKLEKESIGPIVIELEDEKQKEEKQKLRLEKHLKICKGMTLSVCYSASIGGIATLTGTTPNLVMKGQMDELFPENNNVINFASWFGFAFPTMFVLLALSWLWLQFMFLGFNFKKNFGCGGNSEQKEKEKRAFKIISGEHKKLGAMTFAEISVLVLFILLVLLWFTREPGFMPGWATISFNKDGKEMVTDATVAIFVSLMMFFFPSELPSFKYREDTDTEKPGMKPKFRVPPALLDWKTVNEKMPWNIVILLGGGFALAKGSEESGLSLWLGEKLTPLQSIPPAAIALILCLLVATFTECTSNVATTTLFLPILASMAKAIHLNPLYIMLPCTLSASLAFMLPVATPPNAIAFSYGQLKVIDMAKAGLLLNILGVLTITLAINSWGFYMFDLGTFPSWANSTGQP; translated from the exons TTTTTCCAGTCTTGCTTTTTCCAATGATGGGCATCATGGATTCCACAGCG GTGTGCAGCCAGTATCTGAAAGACACgaacatgctgttcattggcgggCTGCTGGTTGCGATATCGGTGGAGAAATGGAATTTGCATAAACGCATTGCCCTAAGAGTGCTGCTGATTGTTGGAGTTAAACCTGCCCT CCTGCTTCTTGGATTCATGGTGGTCACAGCCTTCCTTTCCATGTGGATCAGTAACACAGCCACAACGGCCATGATGATACCTATTGCACAGGCTGTGCTGCAGCAGCTTCACACCTCGGAAGAGAGAGTGGACAAGCCGTCAGAAGAAACAAAAAAGAATGTGAATGGAATGGATAATAGCATGTATGAATCAGTATTGCCAAATGGGAAAATGATCCTGGCAGTAGAAAACACTTATGCTACTGTAAACGAGGGATTTGAGATGCAAGATAGTACTAAAGATCCTGAGCCTTCCAAGCTAGAAAAAGAAA GTATTGGCCCAATAGTGATAGAACTTGAGGATGAAAAACAAAAGGAAGAGAAGCAGAAACTTAGATTGGAGAAGCACCTGAAGATCTGCAAAGGAATGACCCTTAGTGTCTGTTATTCTGCCAGCATTGGTGGAATTGCAACATTAACTGGCACTACCCCAAACCTTGTAATGAAAGGACAAATGGACGA GCTCTTTCCAGAGAACAATAATGTCATCAATTTTGCCTCCTGGTTTGGTTTTGCATTTCCTACAATGTTTGTACTTCTGGCATTATCCTGGTTATGGCTCCAGTTCATGTTTTTGGGATTCAA ctttaaaaAGAATTTTGGGTGCGGTGGGAATTCAGAACAAAAGGAAAAGGAGAAGAGAGCTTTTAAAATCATTTCTGGGGAGCACAAAAAGTTGGGCGCCATGACATTTGCTGAAATATCTGTGCTGGTGCTATTTATACTTCTGGTGCTGCTGTGGTTTACAAGGGAGCCCGGATTCATGCCAGGATGGGCAACCATCAGTTTTAACAAAGATGGCAAAGA AATGGTCACAGATGCCACTGTCGCCATATTTGTGTCCCTCATGATGTTTTTCTTCCCATCGGAGTTACCTTCTTTCAAGTACAGAGAAGATACAGATACAGAGAAGCCAG GAATGAAGCCAAAGTTCAGAGTACCACCAGCTTTGCTTGACTGGAAAACTGTGAACGAGAAAATGCCTTGGAACATTGTAATTCTGCTGGGAGGAGGTTTTGCCCTTGCGAAGGGCAGTGAG GAATCAGGTTTGTCATTATGGCTTGGAGAAAAGCTGACCCCTCTGCAAAGCATACCCCCTGCAGCTATTGCTCTAATTCTGTGCCTACTCGTGGCTACATTCACTGagtgcactagcaatgtggcgaCCACAACCCTATTCTTACCCATCCTAGCATCCATG GCCAAAGCAATCCATCTGAACCCACTGTATATCATGCTTCCATGCACACTATCGGCCTCCTTGGCTTTTATGCTGCCAGTTGCAACGCCACCCAATGCCATTGCCTTCTCTTATGGGCAGCTCAAGGTTATCGACATG GCAAAGGCAGGACTACTGCTCAACATTCTGGGTGTGCTGACTATAACACTGGCCATTAACAGCTGGGGATTTTACATGTTCGACTTGGGCACATTTCCATCCTGGGCAAACTCCACAGGGCAGCCTTAG